One genomic region from Microcystis panniformis FACHB-1757 encodes:
- the petL gene encoding cytochrome b6-f complex subunit PetL: MSVLAVAALAGYLIVFTGIALGLFFGLRSAKII; this comes from the coding sequence ATGTCTGTGTTAGCTGTTGCTGCTTTAGCGGGTTATCTGATCGTTTTTACCGGAATTGCCCTCGGTCTCTTTTTCGGTCTGCGCTCCGCTAAAATTATCTAG
- a CDS encoding DUF29 domain-containing protein — protein sequence MTVIPDLKTLYEIDDSLWLEETIELLKNKKYEALDLENLIEELEDLGNEKKFRVASFLQQIIRHCLLLQFWTVKRKYNRSHWRSEIVNFKNQIDTYLTNNLRNYLTQELPRIYQKALNYVREKTDNQVSFPGECPYSLENLLDLDWFPPENE from the coding sequence ATGACTGTTATTCCCGACTTAAAAACTCTCTACGAGATTGACGATTCTCTCTGGTTAGAAGAAACCATTGAACTCTTGAAGAATAAAAAATATGAAGCTTTAGACTTAGAAAACTTAATCGAGGAGTTAGAAGACTTGGGAAACGAGAAGAAGTTTCGTGTTGCTAGTTTTTTACAGCAAATTATCAGACATTGTTTATTATTACAATTTTGGACAGTCAAGAGAAAATATAATCGTAGTCATTGGCGCTCAGAAATTGTCAATTTCAAAAACCAGATCGATACTTATTTAACTAATAATCTCCGTAATTATCTCACTCAAGAATTACCTCGTATTTACCAGAAAGCCTTAAATTATGTTAGAGAAAAAACCGATAATCAAGTTAGTTTTCCTGGGGAATGTCCCTACAGTTTAGAAAATCTCCTTGATCTCGATTGGTTCCCTCCGGAAAATGAATAA
- a CDS encoding DUF29 domain-containing protein, producing MTVIPDLKTLYEIDDSLWLAETIELLKAKNFDALDLDNLIEELEDLGNEKKFRVASLLEQIIRHCLLLQLWTGEREYNQDHWELEIVNFQIQLKRGLTTNLRNYLQNELTNIYEDAVFFVRKKTKNKVILPDTCPYSLEELLDPNWLPPYE from the coding sequence ATGACTGTTATTCCCGACTTAAAAACTCTCTACGAAATTGATGATTCTCTCTGGTTAGCAGAAACTATAGAACTGCTCAAGGCTAAAAATTTTGACGCTTTAGATTTAGACAATTTAATCGAGGAGTTAGAAGATTTGGGAAACGAAAAAAAGTTTCGTGTTGCCAGTTTATTAGAGCAAATTATTAGACATTGTTTATTATTACAATTGTGGACAGGTGAACGAGAATATAATCAGGATCACTGGGAGTTAGAAATAGTCAACTTTCAAATTCAGCTAAAAAGAGGCTTAACCACCAATCTCCGTAATTATTTACAAAATGAATTAACTAACATTTATGAAGATGCAGTTTTCTTTGTGCGGAAAAAGACAAAGAATAAAGTTATTTTACCTGATACTTGTCCCTACAGTTTAGAAGAACTTCTCGATCCCAATTGGCTACCACCATACGAATAA
- a CDS encoding DUF29 domain-containing protein: MTVILDLKTLYEIDDSLWLEETIELLKAKNFEALDLENLLEELEDLGNEKRFRVASFLQQIIRHCLLLQFWISERDYNQAHWQAEIVSFKDQLKRYLTTNLRKYLEQEFEQIYFESVRYVRQKTDNKVNFPDTCPYSLEELLDPNWLPPYE, translated from the coding sequence ATGACTGTTATTCTAGACTTAAAAACTCTCTACGAAATTGATGATTCTCTCTGGTTAGAAGAAACTATCGAACTGCTCAAGGCTAAAAATTTTGAAGCGCTAGACTTAGAAAACTTGCTCGAGGAGTTAGAAGACTTGGGGAACGAAAAAAGGTTTCGTGTTGCTAGTTTTTTACAGCAAATTATTAGACATTGTTTATTATTACAATTTTGGATAAGCGAGAGAGATTATAATCAGGCTCATTGGCAAGCAGAGATAGTTAGTTTTAAAGATCAACTAAAACGTTATTTAACCACAAATCTTCGTAAATATCTAGAACAGGAATTTGAGCAAATTTACTTTGAGTCCGTGCGATATGTTCGTCAAAAAACCGATAATAAAGTCAACTTTCCCGATACTTGTCCCTACAGTTTAGAAGAACTTCTCGATCCTAATTGGCTACCACCTTACGAATAA
- the radA gene encoding DNA repair protein RadA, which produces MAKSRTIYICSACGAESPQWLGKCPSCDTYGTLEEQVMAGGNNPAGNRPGWQNSRPNNGKGQRNPQPRISVRFSEITQYEQERFPSGYGEFDRVLGGGIVPGSLVLIGGDPGIGKSTLLLQVTNQLAQRLPRILYVSAEESGQQIKLRAARLGVGVVPVESENNGNGKENKASESTAELDNHLYVLPETDLEEILRELESLRPQVAVIDSIQTLYFGALTSAPGSVAQVRECTSALMQVAKRENITLLIVGHVTKEGAIAGPRVLEHLVDTVLYFEGDRYASHRLLRSVKNRFGATHEIGIFEMVDHGLVEVENPSELFLGNRDEFSPGTATVVACEGTRPIVVELQALVSPTSYASPRRSTTGIEYNRLQQILAVLEKRVGIPLSKLDAYVASAGGLGVEEPAADLGVAIAVVASFRDRVVDPRTVLIGEVGLGGQVRLVSQMELRLKEAAKLGFKRAIVPRGQVYPEDVGLEIVPVGKVIEAIVAAIPPQQRFGEDIEDEEGEGQE; this is translated from the coding sequence ATGGCGAAATCGCGAACAATATATATCTGTAGCGCTTGTGGGGCGGAATCTCCCCAATGGTTGGGAAAATGCCCCAGTTGTGACACCTACGGGACGCTAGAAGAACAAGTGATGGCTGGTGGCAATAATCCGGCGGGAAATCGCCCAGGATGGCAAAATAGTCGCCCAAATAACGGCAAAGGACAACGCAACCCGCAACCGCGCATCTCGGTGCGCTTCTCGGAAATTACCCAGTATGAACAGGAACGTTTTCCCTCTGGTTACGGGGAATTCGATCGCGTTCTCGGTGGTGGCATTGTTCCCGGTTCTCTTGTACTAATCGGCGGCGATCCGGGTATCGGCAAATCGACGCTTTTACTGCAAGTTACCAACCAACTCGCCCAAAGATTACCGCGCATCCTCTACGTTTCCGCCGAAGAATCGGGACAACAGATTAAACTGCGGGCTGCCCGTTTGGGGGTGGGAGTGGTTCCCGTGGAGTCGGAAAATAACGGCAATGGCAAGGAGAACAAAGCCTCTGAATCAACCGCAGAACTCGATAATCATCTCTACGTTTTGCCAGAAACCGATTTAGAGGAAATTTTGCGGGAATTAGAATCTCTACGCCCACAGGTGGCGGTAATTGACAGTATTCAAACTCTTTATTTTGGCGCGTTAACTTCCGCACCGGGATCCGTCGCCCAAGTTCGCGAATGTACCTCCGCCTTGATGCAGGTAGCAAAACGGGAGAATATTACTTTATTAATTGTCGGTCATGTGACTAAAGAAGGGGCGATCGCAGGTCCGCGAGTTTTGGAACATTTGGTCGATACGGTGTTATATTTTGAAGGCGATCGCTATGCCTCCCATCGTCTCTTAAGATCCGTGAAAAACCGTTTTGGGGCAACCCATGAGATCGGTATTTTCGAGATGGTGGACCACGGTTTGGTGGAAGTGGAAAACCCCTCAGAATTATTTTTAGGCAATCGCGACGAATTTTCCCCAGGTACGGCGACGGTGGTAGCCTGTGAAGGTACACGCCCGATTGTGGTGGAGTTACAGGCATTAGTTAGCCCCACCAGCTATGCTTCCCCGCGAAGATCGACTACTGGCATAGAATACAACCGATTACAGCAAATTCTCGCCGTTTTAGAAAAGCGCGTCGGCATTCCTTTATCGAAATTAGATGCCTATGTTGCCTCCGCAGGAGGGTTGGGAGTGGAAGAACCGGCGGCGGATCTGGGAGTTGCGATCGCTGTTGTCGCTAGTTTTCGCGATCGAGTCGTGGATCCGCGCACAGTCTTAATCGGGGAAGTGGGATTAGGCGGACAAGTGCGCTTAGTGTCGCAAATGGAACTAAGATTAAAAGAAGCGGCTAAATTGGGCTTTAAACGGGCGATTGTCCCTAGAGGTCAAGTTTATCCCGAAGATGTGGGCTTAGAAATTGTTCCAGTCGGCAAGGTAATCGAGGCAATTGTCGCCGCAATCCCCCCCCAGCAGCGCTTTGGGGAAGATATAGAAGACGAGGAAGGGGAAGGGCAAGAATAA